DNA from Candidatus Baltobacteraceae bacterium:
AAGACCAAAGGCTTCGTCAAGATGATGGCGGACGCCCAGGACGGGCGGATCTTGGGCGCGTCGGTGATCGGTCCGCAAGGGTCGGAGCTCATCCACGAGGTCATCGTCGCGATGAACTTCAGATCGACCGTCGCGGAGTTCATGCGCATTCCGCATCTGCACCCGACGCTGGCGGAAATCTGGACGTATCCGGCCGAAGAGTGCGCCGCGCAGCTCGGCATGAAGGCGCCCGGCGACGAACAGATGGAGCTGGCGACCAGCGTGGACGCGACGCCGCCGTAACATGCGCGTCGCGATCGTTCAGACTAAGCCGGCCAAAGGCCGCTACGAAGAGAATCTTCGCGCGGCTGTCGAGGCGTTTGCGCAGTTGCGGGAACGCGAGCCGGAGCTCGTCGTTTTCCCGGAAGGCGCCTTTACGGGTTACTTCTTAGAGGGCGCCGTCTTCGATCTCGCGTTGCCGGCCGCAACGTTCGCGACCGATCTCGCGGCGGCGTGGCAGGCGGCGTGCGGCGACGCCGAGGTGGATATCGTCTCGGGATTTTTTGAAAACGACGACGGAACTTATTACAACAGCGCCCTCTACCTGCACGTCGCGGGCGGAAAAGGCGACATCCTGCACGTTCATCATAAGATGTTCCTCCCGACGTACGGCGTCTTCGACGAAGAGCGGTTCCTATCGCGCGGCCGTAAGCTGAGCGTCTTCGAAACGCGTTTCGGGAAAGCAGCGATGCTCGTGTGCGAGGACGTCTGGCACACGATCGTGCCGACCATCGCCGCGATCAAAGGCGCGCGTCTGGTCATCGTTCCCAGCGCTTCTCCGGGACGCGGCATCGACGGCGACGGCGAGCTCAGCAGCGTGACGCGCTGGCGGCAAATTCTGCGCGTGACGGCAGCCGAGCACGGCATCTTCGTCTTGTATGCCGGGTTGACGGGTTTCGAAGGCGGCAAAGGCATGTCGGGATCGTCGACCGTGATCGATCCGCACGGCAACGTGCTGGTGGAAGCTCCGGT
Protein-coding regions in this window:
- a CDS encoding nitrilase-related carbon-nitrogen hydrolase, coding for MRVAIVQTKPAKGRYEENLRAAVEAFAQLREREPELVVFPEGAFTGYFLEGAVFDLALPAATFATDLAAAWQAACGDAEVDIVSGFFENDDGTYYNSALYLHVAGGKGDILHVHHKMFLPTYGVFDEERFLSRGRKLSVFETRFGKAAMLVCEDVWHTIVPTIAAIKGARLVIVPSASPGRGIDGDGELSSVTRWRQILRVTAAEHGIFVLYAGLTGFEGGKGMSGSSTVIDPHGNVLVEAPVDQSCIVTADIDLRDIDLARASFPLIGDLDAVLPDLLLDEELPLPRGGRDAADR